A DNA window from Aspergillus nidulans FGSC A4 chromosome I contains the following coding sequences:
- a CDS encoding putative GTPase NOG1 (transcript_id=CADANIAT00007174), with translation MKTTWKDIPPVPTSQEFLDIVLSRTQRQLPTQIRAGFKISRIRGFYTRKVKYTQETFGEKFQAILDGFPRLQDIHPFHKDLMNTLYDADHFRIALGQVSTAKHLIETVSRDYVRLIKYAQSLFQCKQLKRAALGRMATICRRLKDPLVYLEQVRQHLGRLPSIDPNTRTLLICGYPNVGKSSFLRSITRADVDVQPYAFTTKSLFVGHFDYKYLRFQAIDTPGILDHPLEEMNTIEMQSITAIAHLRSAVMYFMDLSEQCGYSVADQIKLFHSIRPLFANKIVFVVVNKIDVRRPEDLEPELQEQMQSMLKTGDVELLQLSCTTTEGVTNVKNAACDKLLAERVAQKLKSGTNSTGTPGGRLGDVLARIHVAQPMGGAQLETFIPDAVKNLKKYDKNDPNRKRLERDIEEENGGAGVYNVDLKKSYTLADDEWKHDKIPEVWNGKNIYDYVDPDIEAKLAALEEEEEKLEADGYYDSDESVEDAEDADVRMKADLIREKRTLMRNEAKLRKSLKNRAAIPRSAKAKKLSQMEQGLDAAGYDPEAAVSRVRSQSQVRGRTTTRSEVEDGDAMDIDPSDPRQAIARAKGRARSQAATNRLQDGVTDETARSKAERLAKLGQKKMNRMARQGEADRHQTVSLTKHLVAGKRGLGKTQRR, from the exons ATGAAGACCACTTGGAAAGAT ATTCCTCCGGTGCCCACCAGCCAGGAATTCCTGGATATTGTCCTCAGTCGTACACAGCGGCAGTTGCCCACTCAGATTCGTGCAGGCTTCAAGATCAGTCGTATTCGAG GCTTCTACACTCGAAAGGTCAAGTACACTCAAGAAACATTCGGCGAAAAATTCCAAGCGATCCTGGATGGATTTCCCCGGTTGCAGGACATCCACCCTTTCC ATAAGGATTTGATGAATACACTTTACGATGCCGACCATTTCAGAATCGCCCTCGGTCAGGTCTCGACCGCCAAGCACCTGATTGAAACCGTATCCCGCGACTATGTTCGCCTCATCAAATATGCTCAGTCTCTCTTCCAGTGCAAGCAGCTCAAACGCGCTGCCCTCGGTCGCATGGCCACCATTTGCCGACGTCTTAAGGACCCCCTCGTTTACCTGGAGCAAGTCCGACAACATTTAGGCCGTCTGCCGTCGATTGATCCCAACACCAGAACTCTTCTGATCTGTGGATACCCCAACGTCGGAAAGTCTAGCTTTTTGCGCAGCATTACCCGCGCCGACGTCGACGTTCAGCCTTATGCCTTCACAACCAAGAGTTTGTTTGTCGGTCATTTCGACTACAAGTACCTCCGATTTCAAGCCATCGATACCCCCGGTATCCTTGACCATCCTCTGGAAGAGATGAACACCATTGAAATGCAGTCTATTACTGCCATTGCGCACTTGCGGTCTGCTGTGATGTACTTTATGGATCTTTCCGAGCAGTGTGGCTACTCTGTTGCCGACCAGATCAAGCTTTTCCACTCTATCCGACCTCTGTTTGCCAACAAGATCGTTTTTGTAGTGGTGAACAAGATCGACGTCCGACGACCGGAAGATCTCGAGCCTGAGCTCCAAGAACAGATGCAAAGCATGCTGAAGACAGGAGATGTTGAGCTTTTGCAGCTTTCGTGCACCACTACTGAAGGTGTCACTAACGTGAAAAACGCTGCCTGCGACAAGCTCCTAGCGGAGAGAGTGGCACAGAAGCTCAAGTCTGGAACGAACAGCACCGGTACTCCTGGTGGCAGACTCGGCGATGTTCTTGCGCGTATCCACGTTGCCCAGCCTATGGGTGGGGCTCAGCTGGAGACATTCATCCCCGATGCCGTCAAGAACCTCAAGAAATACGACAAGAACGATCCCAACCGGAAGAGACTGGAGCGggatattgaggaggaaaacgGCGGTGCTGGTGTCTACAATGTCGATCTCAAGAAGAGTTACACTCTCGCCGACGATGAATGGAAACATGATAAGATTCCAGAAGTGTGGAACGGCAAGAACATTTACGATTACGTGGATCCTGATATCGAGGCTAAGCTCGCCgctctggaggaagaggaggagaaactgGAGGCCGATGGCTACTATGACTCAGACGAGAGCGTCGAAGACGCCGAGGACGCCGACGTCCGCATGAAGGCTGATCTCATCCGTGAGAAGCGCACCCTGATGCGTAACGAGGCCAAGCTCCGCAAGTCGCTCAAGAACCGCGCGGCAATCCCCCGCAgcgccaaagccaagaagctcTCCCAGATGGAGCAGGGCTTGGACGCAGCCGGCTACGACCCGGAGGCTGCTGTCTCCCGTGTCCGTTCCCAGAGCCAGGTTCGTGGCCGTACGACGACACGcagcgaggtcgaggacgGCGACGCAATGGACATCGACCCCTCCGATCCCCGCCAGGCGATCGCTCGGGCCAAGGGCCGCGCTCGCAGCCAGGCTGCTACGAACCGTCTGCAGGATGGTGTTACCGACGAGACTGCCAGATCCAAGGCCGAACGCCTCGCCAAGCTCggccagaagaagatgaaccGCATGGCCAGACAGGGAGAAGCCGATCGCCACCAGACCGTTTCCCTTACGAAGCACCTG GTCGCCGGCAAACGTGGGCTGGGCAAGACACAACGTCGTTAA
- a CDS encoding sterol homeostasis protein ARV1 (transcript_id=CADANIAT00007171) has translation MPICIECSYPVSHLYSAYSRADDRSLGKGVRLTQCPRCKRFADKYVEYDFVVIFIDLVLIKPQVYRHLLFNRLESDEHKFDRSIIRLGVLLLLFDVYLTWARIEKSPLIETTFLSRAPIIIQYLFFLTLNALATLAHHLTVRLLASFITFSSQSTPTKQPTATANAAATESQAPVPSNPTTPILPSFPQQLVQAQQASALSPPKSTPHSSVQELPGLENQRPRQPSPSSPRDSFCDLRPPLRRASTGPMQSFQQLSPPSQASPTAISTALFVSSCAKLFPILLVIWGPDGRISSSNSTPSSGYGASAVSTLQPNPAQRAEGGSDLVVAGSAGSGLAESSPSVSSSLLEGLSAADMHLVLLSNIEALYILLGCGYLRATALAVAGLLARWAVQKVILGVVGVDNLRLCGQSM, from the exons ATGCCGATCTGCATTGAGTGCTCGTACCCGGTCTCCCATCTGTATAGCGCCTACAGCCGCGCCGACGATCGATCACTAGGCAAAGGCGTGCGCTTGACGCAATGTCCGCGCTGCAAGCGATTCGCCGACAAATACGTCGAGTATGATTTCGTCGTTATATTTATCGACCTTGTCTTAATCAAGCCGCAG GTGTACCGccatctcctcttcaatcgcCTCGAAAGCGATGAACATAAGTTCGAT CGCTCAATCATCCGACTTGGAGTCCTTCTACTCCTCTTTGATGTTTATCTCACCTGGGCACGGATCGAAAAGTCCCCGCTGATTGAGACGACATTCCTCTCTCGCGCTCCGATTATCATCCAATACCTCTTTTTTCTTACATTGAACGCCTTAGCAACTCTTGCCCACCACCTCACAGTTCGCCTCCTCGCCTCATTCATTACTTTCTCATCACAATCTACACCTACAAAACAACCCACTGCTACCGCCAATGCCGCTGCCACTGAATCTCAAGCTCCGGTTCCCTCAAATCCCACCACGCCAAttcttccctccttcccTCAGCAATTGGTGCAAGCACAACAAGCGTCCGCTCTGAGCCCGCCGAAGAGCACACCGCACAGCTCCGTGCAGGAACTTCCAGGTCTTGAGAATCAACGACCTCGCCAGCCATCACCTTCCAGTCCCCGCGACTCATTCTGCGACTTGCGGCCGCCGTTGCGTCGTGCATCCACAGGCCCTATGCAATCTTTCCAACAATTATCTCCCCCATCTCAGGCTAGTCCAACAGCAATAAGCACAGCGCTCTTTGTAAGCAGTTGTGCGAAACTTTTCCCGATACTCCTGGTTATATGGGGGCCAGATGGCCGCATTTCCAGCTCAAACTCTACTCCCAGTTCAGGTTACGGTGCAAGCGCAGTTTCCACCCTACAGCCGAATCCCGCCCAGAGAGCAGAAGGCGGATCGGACCTCGTGGTAGCCGGTTCAGCCGGCTCCGGCTTAGCAGAATCATCGCCGTCCGTTTCCTCATCCCTCCTGGAAGGCTTAA GCGCGGCTGACATGCATCTTGTCCTGCTGAGCAATATTGAAGCTCTTTACATCCTCTTAGGGTGTGGATATTTGCGGGCGACGGCGCTGGCTGTCGCGGGGTTACTTGCTAGATGGGCCGTGCAGAAGGTTATTCTGGGGGTTGTTGGGGTGGATAATCTTCGATTATGCGGTCAGTCCATGTGA
- the arg2 gene encoding acetyl-CoA:L-glutamate N-acetyltransferase (transcript_id=CADANIAT00007172), with protein sequence MSSRVLASRAAQPLKRHPTVVGAGDEAYPTPRRCFSSLHDRTVNQSADFSSTSKNYDRLGRRAKEKLLDREFFMSLLNSASTKREAKSYLARLKAQQPAKPQKKLQSTTVQQTIAESLPSGVNLGSFYGASRSVYQSPVFRQDSTPAPAREDIPERLHLALVKIKTPQLLDDSTLDGVARTLSQINRLGLACCVVVDPGSDGDTHTLRKIATEQVGRIATAVDRQPDSKSSHLYSVLSFPAKRPDIPTVSSRKQLLSPLRDGHILIVAPIAYTEDTPKALMVPANDAVLALTKELAGLATMPDPDEDPMITAQKINDLQKEVSLDRVILLDPLGGVPAFRGPQTSHAFINMDQEFEHIERELLQVRNPANNSQGESVVTNPISDSNAVSESASTEPTSTPAKQALLPMSVGEDTIDGHLDNLRLSQQTLAMLPSASSGIITSPVEVANSARSLESSPSELSVGTRRQRNPLIHNLLTDKPLLSSSLPLSRRARGSLHLPAPPTTFVKRGMPVSLIPDPRVQVWTAQTRPNMNLDDPHVDLPRLVHLIEDSFNRKLDVKDYLNRVNGRLAGLIIAGEYEGGAILTWELPPGVEDDGSESSTARMVPYLDKFAVLKRSQGAGGVADIVFNAMVRTCFPNGVCWRSRKDNPVNKWYFERSLGSWKLADTNWTMFWTTPDLPEKPQKFRDYEAVCRSIQPSWAEDTGVID encoded by the exons ATGAGCTCGAGGGTGCTCGCTTCGCGGGCCGCGCAGCCTCTCAAG CGGCATCCAACCGTTGTAGGTGCTGGTGATGAAGCTTATCCCACTCCTCGCCGATGTTTCTCTTCATTGCACGATCGCACAGTTAATCAGAGCGCCGACTTCTCGTCCACCAGCAAAAATTATGATCGCCTTGGCCGAcgggcgaaggagaagttGCTTGATCGG GAATTCTTTatgagcttgttgaactCAGCGTCTACCAAACGAGAAGCCAAATCGTACCTCGCCCGCCTTAAGGCCCAACAACCAGCGAAGCCGCAAAAGAAGTTGCAGAGCACAACAGTACAACAGACCATTGCCGAATCGCTACCTTCTGGAGTCAACCTGGGATCTTTCTACGGCGCATCACGATCTGTATATCAAAGTCCTGTCTTCAGACAAGACTCAACCCCTGCCCCTGCGCGCGAGGACATACCGGAGCGACTGCACCTGGCACTTGTCAAGATAAAGActccgcagctgctggatgACTCTACCCTTGATGGAGTGGCCAGGACGCTTTCACAGATTAACCGGCTGGGCTTGGCCTGCTGTGTTGTGGTCGATCCGGGCTCGGACGGCGACACCCATACTTTGCGAAAAATAGCTACGGAGCAGGTAGGCCGCATCGCAACGGCCGTCGATCGTCAACCGGATTCGAAATCTTCCCATCTATATTCCGTTTTGTCTTTCCCAGCTAAAAGACCAGATATACCGACTGTCTCATCCCGGAAACAGCTTCTCAGTCCGTTACGAGATGGTCATATCCTGATCGTCGCGCCGATTGCTTATACGGAGGACACTCCCAAGGCTCTTATGGTACCCGCTAATGATGCCGTTCTTGCTTTGACAAAAGAACTTGCAGGTTTGGCTACAATGCCAGATCCTGACGAGGACCCGATGATTACAGCTCAGAAGATCAATGATctacaaaaggaagtttCTTTAGACCGGGTCATCTTGCTAGACCCCTTGGGCGGTGTTCCAGCTTTTCGAGGCCCACAAACATCTCACGCTTTCATCAATATGGACCAAGAATTTGAACATATCGAGCGTGAGCTGCTACAGGTTCGCAACCCAGCcaataatagccagggcGAGAGTGTGGTCACAAATCCTATCTCGGACAGCAATGCGGTCTCAGAATCTGCCAGTACAGAGCCGACGTCTACGCCTGCCAAGCAAGCGCTATTGCCTATGAGCGTTGGCGAGGATACCATTGATGGCCATCTGGATAACTTACGACTGTCGCAACAAACGTTGGCCATGCTCCCGTCTGCATCTTCCGGGATAATCACTTCACCAGTTGAAGTTGCGAACTCCGCACGTTCGCTGGAATCGAGTCCTTCTGAGCTGTCAGTCGGTACGCGGCGGCAGAGAAACCCTCTGATCCATAATCTTCTCACAGACAAGCCTCTGCTTTCATCGTCCTTACCTCTGAGCCGGCGGGCGCGTGGCTCGCTTCATCTCCCTGCCCCTCCAACCACCTTCGTCAAACGAGGCATGCCTGTCAGCCTTATCCCTGACCCGCGCGTCCAGGTGTGGACGGCACAGACACGCCCGAACATGAATCTCGACGATCCTCATGTTGACCTTCCCCGGCTGGTACACCTGATTGAAGACTCATTCAACCGCAAGCTAGACGTAAAAGACTATCTGAACCGAGTGAATGGCCGATTGGCTGGTTTAATAATTGCCGGCGAATATGAGGGTGGTGCTATATTAACATGGGAGCTTCCCCCTGGAGTGGAGGATGACGGAAGCGAATCTAGCACGGCCAGAATGGTGCCTTACCTGGACAAGTTTGCGGTTCTCAAACGTAGCCAGGGTGCAGGCGGCGTTGCGGACATTGTATTCAATGCCATGGTGCGGACATGCTTTCCTAACGGGGTATGTTGGCGTAGCCGCAAGGACAACCCGGTGAATAAATGGTACTTCGAGCGGTCTTTGGGGTCCTGGAAGCTCGCAGATACCAACTGGACCATGTTCTGGACGACTCCTGACCTGCCTGAGAAGCCGCAGAAATTCCGAGACTACGAAGCTGTCTGTCGGAGCATACAGCCGAGCTGGGCAGAAGACACAGGTGTAATAGACTGA
- a CDS encoding Erg28 family protein (transcript_id=CADANIAT00007177): protein MEQLLSYLPPFDGLLPKWLALVSVVSAANSVQAYFSSSYTSELYNGRLADGSPHTNAHSSRLFGTWTFLSAVIRFSAAYNITTPVVYDLAAWTFGIALVHFVVEWLGYGSAQLKGRFVFPLLVASGSLTWMLTQRDAYLGL from the exons ATGGAACAGCTTTTATCATACCTCCCCCCGTTTGATGGCTTGCTTCCCAAGTGGCTTGCTTTG GTGTCTGTCGTCTCCGCTGCGAACAGTGTCCAAGCctacttctccagctcctacACGTCTGAGCTTTACAATGGCCGCCTAGCGGATGGTAGCCCGCACACCAACGCGCACTCGTCCCGACTCTTCGGCACCTGGACGTTCCTCTCTGCTGTCATTCGCTTCTCTGCAGCCTACAATATCACGACTCCTGTAGTGTACGACCTTGCGGCGTGGACGTTTGGGATCGCCTTGGTACACTTTGTTGTGGAATGGCTGGGATATGGGAGTGCGCAGCTCAAGGGCCGGTTTGTGTTTCCGTTGCTGGTCGCATCCGGCAGTTTGACATGGATGTTGACCCAGAGAGATGCCTATCTTGGATTGTAA
- a CDS encoding uncharacterized protein (transcript_id=CADANIAT00007169) — MPRFSDSRSGFDSETEYFSRESRGRHHSRGAAVLERPPRRVEDEFRWDSRLQETDRYGPPARRPSRHYDDDHLRHGGALVRVDRRHAESPPPRPRMLRRQSSLDTYDRLPSRKIDEYYHGYLPRAAPSPPPSRRRTRRDEFETIQVPARESWYRETETVKDTRPYPRKGKTRMPQNLVNTRAIREFGYPYEREGDLIIIQLALSKEQIDAVIERSRELKRQPEIIPIRARSPVRATSRRRKVETITMEPRASETLIVEPSPSPEPYFSAEPRGYDYSTTTARRTVSRSRSISVRPRRRRYSSPPRMIMERRSDHTEAPGQIMIVRPRDSDSDLDDYAIDNYRPPFDPSTALYGDADEEEVLEVKQNRRGPPARTLRRMLATMT; from the exons ATGCCTCGATTCTCCGATTCCCGCTCGGGTTTTGACAGCGAGACTGAGTACTTTTCTCGTGAGTCGCGAGGCCGTCATCACTCCCGTGGGGCTGCGGTCCTCGAGCGGCCACCGCGCCGGGTTGAAGATGAGTTCCGATGGGATTCTCGTCTGCAAGAAACCGACCGCTATGGGCCTCCTGCTCGCCGGCCGAGCAGACACTACGATGATGACCATCTCCGCCACGGAGGTGCGTTGGTGCGCGTTGACCGCCGTCACGCTGAGAGTCCCCCTCCCCGGCCTAGAATGCTTAGACGACAGTCTTCTCTGGATACCTACGATCGCCTTCCCTCTCGCAAGATAGATGAGTACTACCATGGTTATCTTCCTAGGGCCGCGCCTAGCCCGCCACCATCGCGCCGGCGTACTCGACGAGACGAGTTCGAGACCATTCAGGTCCCGGCGCGGGAGAGTTGGTATAGAGAGACGGAGACAGTAAAAGATACGAGGCCGTATCCACGTAAGGGAAAGACCCGCATGCCGCAAAATCTCGTCAATACTCGGGCAATTCGTGAATTTGGTTATCCCTATGAGAGAGAG GGTGACCTAATCATTATCCAGCTAGCTCTTTCCAAGGAGCAAATCGACGCTGTTATTGAGAGGAGCCGTGAACTTAAACGTCAGCCTGAAA TCATACCTATAAGAGCCCGGTCTCCAGTTAGAGCGACATCCAGGCGCAGGAAAGTAGAGACAATTACGATGGAGCCCAGGGCGAGCGAAACCTTGATAGTCGAGCCCTCCCCCTCTCCTGAACCCTACTTTTCAGCGGAACCCCGCGGCTACGACTACTCAACAACCACAGCGAGGAGGACTGTATCGCGTTCGCGATCAATATCGGTCAGAccacgccgccgccgttactcgtcgccgccgcgCATGATAATGGAGCGTCGCTCCGACCACACCGAAGCTCCCGGACAAATCATGATTGTACGTCCGCGGGACAGCGATAGCGATCTAGATGACTATGCCATCGACAATTACAGACCACCATTTGATCCAAGTACCGCGCTCTACGGGGatgccgatgaagaggaagtccTAGAGGTTAAGCAGAACCGCAGAG GGCCTCCTGCGCGAACTCTGCGACGCATGCTTGCAACGATGACCTAG
- a CDS encoding uncharacterized protein (transcript_id=CADANIAT00007176), giving the protein MANILLAKRGSTPIQTVGQKWVYNYTQRHPELESRLSRQYDCQRAKQENPKVIQAWFNTVRATIEQYGILPDDIYNFDETGFAMGLCAHQKVITKSESCGRRPVLQPGNREWVTAIESISASGWALPPTLIFKGKQYNQAWFTGLPPDWRFEISTNGWTTNEISLRWLQKQFIPSTEHLFEQQD; this is encoded by the exons atggctaatattctgcttgcaaagcgtggttccaccccaatccagactgtcggccagaaatgggtatataattatactcaacgccacccggagcttgagtctcgcttgtcaaggcaatacgactgccagcgagcaaagcaagagaacccaaaggttattcaagcatggtttaacaccgtacgagccacaatcgaacaatacgggatcctaccggacgatatctacaactttgatgagactggctttgcaatgggcctttgtgcacatcagaaagtgattaccaagtcagaatcatgtggccgaagaccagttctacagccaggaaaccgtgaatgggttactgcaattgagtcaatcagtgcttctggatgggcacttccaccaacacttatctttaagggcaagcagtataaccaagcatggtttacaggccttccgcccgactggcgatttgaaattagtacaaatggatggacaactaatgaaattagccttcgctggcttcagaagcaatttatcccgtcaacagagcatc ttttcgagcagcaggactag
- a CDS encoding polyamine acetyltransferase (transcript_id=CADANIAT00007173), translating to MSDQSYQQPADHPINGLKPLSNADGFSLPITGNDLSHGGYDHSDAIMTNGHPLEETDEDEDEEEVDEDYVAVDHDDLNEYPYWFRRPPVRQPSKLDDLHPFVQVLTQSNVDDCLAVEESFPENERCTREKFIYRLGRCPELCLGLFTLPILGPDQPKPRPTLVGHVIATRTSTPFVTDKSMELPADWETMRSTVVDGETVGHDEYGSTIAIHSLAVLREHQGKQVGSTLMKSYIQRIREAAIADRIVIIAHDNLIPFYEGLGFENRGPSKCQFGGGGWTDMVLEFNTE from the exons ATGTCGGACCAGTCATATCAGCAGCCCGCAGACCATCCCATTAACGGGCTCAAGCCCTTATCGAATGCGGACGGATTTTCTCTGCCTATAACTGGCAACGATCTCTCTCATGGCGGCTACGACCATTCAGACGCGATCATGACCAACGGACACCCTTTGGAGGAaaccgacgaagacgaagatgaggaagaggttgaCGAAGACTATGTCGCCGTTGACCATGACGATTTGAATGAATATCCCTACTGGTTCCGTCGCCCGCCCGTGCGCCAGCCGTCAAAGCTCGACGACCTGCATCCGTTCGTACAGGTTCTGACGCAATCAAACGTGGACGACTGTCTTGCTGTGGAAGAGTCATTTCCCGAAAATGAGCGCTGCACCAGAGAGAAG TTCATCTATCGCCTTGGACGATGCCCTGAGCTTTGCCTGGGCCTGTTCACTCTTCCGATTCTCGGCCCTGACCAGCCCAAACCTCGCCCTACACTCGTCGGACACGTTATTGCGACTCGGACTTCCACCCCCTTCGTCACGGATAAGTCGATGGAACTACCCGCTGACTGGGAGACCATGCGCTCAACAGTTGTTGATGGGGAGACTGTTGGTCACGACGAGTATGGAAGCACAATTGCAATCCACTCTCTGGCGGTTCTACGCGAACACCAAGGAAAGCAGGTTGGAAGCACATTGATGAAGTCCTATATTCAACGAATCCGGGAGGCAGCTATCGCAGATCGCATTGTGATTATTGCACACGATAACCTCATCCCGTTTTACGAAGGACTTGGGTTTGAGAATAGGGGCCCAAGCAAGTGTCAGTTTGGTGGCGGTGGCTGGACAGATATG GTACTAGAGTTCAACACGGAGTGA
- the hxt8 gene encoding putative MFS monosaccharide transporter (Hxt8) (transcript_id=CADANIAT00007175), with the protein MVGWYALGIALFAAIGTFLFGFDTGIATTTIAHESWIEYMQHPSEGLTGAVVAVYIAGEAVGALLQTAVADKLGRLRFMELMCIIVTIGTTIQTASINIGMFLAGRALAGVAVGGMVGTVPIYLSEISDPRYRGLIGGISGCGIAFGTMASNWVGYACSWAPYGAVQWRLPLAIQIPWGVIMFCGLVTFMPNSPRHLVRAGKVEAARNEFSRIRRDLNSLELRQEFAQMLAQIEYEKEREITSYKEIFKLFRHRAMVSIAVQTMTSLTGVNVIQSLGIDRHTILALAAVYGTVAFLTNVLTTRFLTDQWGRRKMILAGLSGIIVVEIYAAVMQREFQNTDNRIGKGFAILGIYLFVVIYYGMLNSTTWLYGAEVLPIALRSKIMGLAAASHFIVNVAITEAGPSAFANIHENYYYVFVGCTLFFLVVAYFYFPETKMKTLEEIAASFGDRVIGVEDVDPDAKPGSGVVHEEESGTR; encoded by the exons ATGGTTGGTTGGTATGCTTTAGGAATCGCGCTTTTTGCTGCGATCGGAACCTTTCTTTTT GGCTTCGATACTGGGATTGCCACCACAA CAATTGCCCATGAAAGCTGGATCGAGTACATGCAGCACCCGTCAGAGGGCTTGACGGGCGCG GTTGTCGCGGTCTATATTGCCGGTGAAGCTGTCGGTGCCCTGCTGCAAACCGCCGTCGCCGACAAACTTGGTCGTCTTCGCTTTATGGAGTTGATGTGTATAATCGTGACGATAGGCACCACAATCCAGACAGCATCAATCAATATCGGGATGTTTCTAGCCGGGCGTGCGTTAGCCGGTGTAGCTGTTGG AGGCATGGTCGGTACCGTTCCCATCTATCTCAGCGAGATCTCAGACCCTCGGTATCGCGGTCTGATCGGAGGGATCTCAGGTTGCGGTATTGCCTTTGGCACAATGGCCTCAAATTGGGTCGGGTATGCTTGCAGCTGGGCCCCATATGGCGCCGTACAATGGCGCCTTCCTCTCGCCATCCAGATACCGTGGGGTGTCATCATGTTCTGCGGTTTAGTAACCTTCATGCCGAACTCGCCGCGTCATCTGGTTCGAGCGGGCAAGGTGGAGGCAGCACGCAACGAATTCAGCCGAATCCGCCGGGACCTCAATTCGCTTGAGCTGCGGCAGGAGTTTGCGCAGATGCTGGCTCAGATCGAatatgagaaggagagagagatcaCCTCGTACAAAGAGATCTTCAAGCTATTCAGACATCGTGCGATGGT ATCAATTGCTGTGCAAACCATGACCAGTCTCACTGGTGTCAACGTGATTCAG TCACTTGGCATTGACCGTCACACCATCCTCGCTCTGGCAGCAGTTTACGGCACTGTGGCATTCCTTACCAATGTCCTCACCACGAGGTTCCTGACTGATCAATGGGGTCGTCGAAA GATGATACTCGCCGGTCTTAGcggcatcatcgtcgtcgagATTTATGCTGCCGTCATGCAACGCGAGTTCCAAAACACAGATAACCGGATTGGCAAGGGATTTGCTATTCTCGGGATTTACCTCTTCGTGGTGATCTATT ACGGTATGCTGAACAGCACGACTTGGCTCTACGGCGCTGAGGTCCTGCCCATAGCCCTCCGCAGCAAAATCATGGGGCTAGCAGCAGCGTCCCACTTTATTGTCAATGTCGCCA TCACGGAAGCCGGCCCTAGTGCATTCGCAAATATTCACGAGAACTATTACTACGTCTTTGTCGGCTGCACgctgttcttcctcgtcgtgGCTTATTTCTATTTCCC TGAAACAAAGATGAAGACTCTCGAAGAGATTGCTGCCTCTTTCGGCGATAGGGTTATTGGTGTAGAGGATGTGGATCCTGATGCGAAGCCTGGGTCAGGGGTTGTtcatgaagaggagagcGGGACTCGTTAA
- a CDS encoding BAR domain-containing protein (transcript_id=CADANIAT00007170), which yields MDKFQAFGKNFSANFTPFAARTQQLIREQLGQVEDKTQLPDEYIELEKRVDALKLVHQKLLQVTSQYSNEAYDYPPNIRESFNDLGRTINEKVHLLSQASTPAEAQAALTAPPSAKPQPKTFSHAIARASLAGSQTLGNTTAGEDPLATALEKYALASEKVGEARLAQDAQIQSRFLAGWNTTLNTNLMFAAKARKNVENARLMLDSIKAKHGGDLDNLSEEARSEIEQAEDEFVGQTEEAVSVMKNVLDTPEPLRNLADLIAAQLEYHKRSYEILSELAPVVDSLQVEQEASYRKSREGA from the exons ATGGACAAGTTTCAGGCGTTCGGGAAGAACTTCAG TGCGAACTTTACGCCTTTTGCTGCGCGCACACAGCAGTTAATTCGCGAGCAGCTGGGTCAGGTTGAAGACAAGACTCAACTTCCCGATGAGTACATCGAACTTGAGAAGCGCGTGGATGCCCTGAAGCTAGTGCACCAGAAACTCCTTCAGGTGAC CTCTCAATACTCCAACGAAGCCTACGACTACCCCCCTAACATCCGCGAATCCTTCAACGATCTCGGGCGCACCATCAACGAAAAAGTCCACCTTCTGTCGCAGGCCAGCACCCCTGCCGAAGCTCAGGCTGCACTAACCGCACCCCCTTCAGCAAAACCGCAGCCCAAGACCTTCAGCCATGCCATTGCGCGCGCTTCGCTAGCTGGCTCCCAGACTCTGGGGAATACTACAGCTGGTGAGGATCCGCTCGCAACTGCCCTGGAGAAGTATGCGCTGGCTTCGGAGAAGGTGGGCGAGGCCCGTCTGGCGCAGGACGCCCAAATCCAGTCGCGCTTTCTGGCTGGGTGGAACACAACTCTGAACACGAACTTGATGTTTGCTGCGAAGGCGCGTAAGAACGTGGAGAATGCTCGACTCATGCTGGACTCCATCAAGGCAAAGCATGGTGGTGATTTGGATAATCTGAGCGAGGAGGCCCGTTCTGAGATTGAGCAGGCGGAAGATGAGTTTGTTGGACAAACTGAGGAAGCTGTTAGCGTTATGAAGAAT GTTCTTGATACCCCTGAACCACTGAGGAACCTGGCGGACCTTATTGCCGCGCAGCTAGAATACCACAAGCGGTCCTACGAGATTCTCAGCGAGCTGGCTCCTGTTGTTGATTCCCTCCAGGTTGAGCAAGAG GCCAGCTACCGTAAGAGCCGCGAGGGTGCCTAG